The stretch of DNA CTTTGTGACCAACGCGGTCGCCCAAGCCTACAAAGAGATGAACCGCGCCCAGAGCCAGTCCGAGGTGCGCCAGGTCAAGAATTTCATCGAAGAGCAGATGAGCAAGGTCCACGAAGAGCTGGCGCGCTCCGAGGAGGAGCTCAAGAGCTATCAGCAGCAGGCCAAGGTGGTCGCCCTGGACCGAGAAACCGAGGAACTGGTGCGCAAGACCGCCGAGTTCGAGACCATCTACAACGAGGCCGCTACCGACCTCGAGGCGCACAAGCAGCGCCTCGCCTATATCAACCAGCAGCTGGCACAGCGCAACGTAAATTTTGACGTCGAGACCATCTCGACCCAGCCCTATCTTGCGGAGATGAAGAAGCAGATCGCCGAGAAGGAGGCGGCCCTCGCCTCCTATATGGCCTCGATGATCGAGATCGGCGCCTACGAGCGCAATAAGAGTGAGGTCCAGCTGCGCGAGCGCCAGGTCGAAGCCCTCAAGCAGAAATTCCGCGACGAGATCGCCAAGATCGCCGCCGCCGAGTTCGTCGATCCCGCCCAACTGGCCGGAACCCTCTTCTCCAACAAGATCGAGGTCGAGACCGAAATCCAGTCCCTCATCCCCAAGGTGGAGGCGCTCAAGGGAATCCTCGCCGGCTATAACCGCGAGCTCGAATCCCTGCCGCAGAAAAGCCTTACCCTAGCCCGGCTGCTGCGTGCCGCCCAGGTGGACGAAAAGATCTATCTAATGCTCCAGGAGAAATACCAGGAATCCCGCATCACCGAGGTGGGCCAGATCGGCAATGTCCGCATCATCGACGCGGCCAGGGAGCCGAAAAAGCCGGTCTCGCCGCGCAAGGGACTGAACCTGATCCTGGGCACCATCGCCGGTCTCGGTCTCGGCCTCGCCATCGCCTTCACCCTCGAGTACCTCGACAATTCGGTGCGCACCATGGAGGATGTCGAGCACCTTGGAATGACGGTGATGGCCTCCATCCCTTTCATCAAGGCCGAGCCAACCAACGGCGTCTTTGCCCGGGGCCTCGATAGCAAGAAAGACGCCGAGGTGCGCTCGATCAATGAGCGCCTGGTGACCCAGCTCAAGCCACGCTCGCCGATCTCGGAGGCCTACCGCACCCTGCGCACCAACATCCTCTTTTCGACCCCAGGCCAGCCGAAAAAACTTTTCCTGGTGACCAGCAGCGGCCCGCAGGAGGGCAAGTCGACCACCGTCGCCAATCTGGCCATCACCTTCGCCCAGATGGGCAACCGGACGCTGCTGATCGACGCGGATCTGCGCAAGCCCATCCAGCACCGCCTCTTTGGGCTGGAGAAGAGCAGCGGCCTGACCAATATCCTGGTGGGCCGCGCGGAGCTGGACGAATCGACGCACGAGATCGAGGTTTTGCCGGAGCTCCATGTGCTCAGTTGCGGCGTCATTCCGCCCAATCCGGCGGAGCTATTGGGATCGGAGGCGATGCAGCGGCTTCTCACCGCGGTGCGCGACCGCTACAGCATCGTGCTGATCGACTCGCCGCCGACCCTTGCGGTGACCGATGCGGCGATCCTGGCGCCGATGGTGGACGGTGTGCTGCTGGTCATCCGTTCCGGCGACACCGCCCGCGAGGCCGCTGTACGGGCGCACGAACAGCTCAAACGCGTCGGCGCTCCGGTGCTCGGGGCCATCCTCAACGGCATCACGGCGGAACAGGTCTACGGCTCCTACTACCCCCATTACTATTACAGCGATTATTACCGCGAAAAGAACAAAAGCGGCAAGCCGGGTAGCCGCAGCGCCGAGAACGGCAAGAGCAACGGGGTCTGATCGTGAGCAAGGTAAACGAATCGGAGCCGCACTGGTATGCTTTTGTGACCAAGCCGCGGCACGAAAAGAAGGCCAGGCTCAGCCTCGAGGGCGCCGGCATCGAGAATTTTCTGCCGATGAAAAAGTCGCTCAAACAATGGAAGGACCGCCGCCGCTGGGTGGAGGAACCGCTCTTCTCGTGCTATATTTTCGTCCGGATTCCATACAACCGCCGCTGGGAGGTGCAGACCTCGCCGAGCGTAGTGCGGATTGTCAATTTCCTCAATGTACCGGCGCCGGTCCGCGATGAAGAGATCGCGGCGATCCGGCGCATCCTCACGACCGGAGTCGAGGTGGAGGTGCAGCCCGGACTGCTGCCGGGGACAGCGGTGCGCATCGCCTCGGGTCCGCTGGCGGGGTTGGAAGGGGTGCTGACTGGTCAAAGAGGGCAGAAGTGGTTTGTGGTGCAGGTGCCGGCCATCGGCAAGTCGGTGCTGGTGAGCATGGAGGATAACCTGGTTGATGTGGTAAAGTAGCCGCCCAGCCCGTTGCCCCCACCAGTCAACCCAACTCCCGCCCGACCCACCCCCGCTCCAGCCGCCCCAATTTTTTTACCGCGCACATACTATCCGCTTGTTTTCTAGGCAAAATATTTGTATACTGGACGAAAGGGGTGCGATTTCCTCACGGTTTGTAACCTATCGTCAATCCTGACGAATGAATCGTTCCAAAGAGGCGGAGACTCCATGGCGACGTACTTGGTGACCGGAGGGGCCGGATTTATCGGGTCCCATATTGTCGAAACGCTACTGCAGCGCGGAGAAAAGGTGCGGGTGCTGGATAATTTTTCCACCGGCAAACGCGAAAACATCAAGCCTTTCCTCGACAAGATCGAGTTATTCGAAGGGGATGTCCGTAGCTATCACATCGTTCGTGATGCGGTGGACGGATCCGATTTTGTCCTGCACCAGGCGGCCCTGCCCTCGGTACCGCGTTCGGTCAAGGATCCGATCACCAGCAACGAGGTCAATGTCGTCGGCACCCTCAACATCCTCGACGCCGCCCGTGACGCCAAGGTCAAGCGGCTGATCTATGCCTCCTCCTCCTCCATATACGGCGATCTCGAGACCCTGCCCAAGACCGAGGATATGCTGCCCAAGCCGCTCTCGCCCTATGCGGTGGCCAAGCTGGCGGGTGAAAAATATTGCCAGGTCTTCACCAAGATTTACGGTCTCGAGACCGTCTCGTTGCGCTATTTCAACGTTTTCGGACCGCGCCAGGACCCCTATTCGCAGTATTCGGCCGTCATCCCCAAATTCATCGACTTGATCCGCAACGGCCAACCTCCCCTGGTGCACGGCGATGGCGAGCAATCCCGCGATTTCACCTATGTCGCCAATGTTGTCCATGCCAACCTCCTCGCCTGTGAGAAGGGCTTGGAAGAGCTGCCCGGTGAGGTGTTCAATATTGCCTGCGGCAAGCGCATCA from bacterium encodes:
- a CDS encoding polysaccharide biosynthesis tyrosine autokinase, with the protein product MNHPSAPSTLSGGSALRLFPPPRQERQLTVHDYFRILYRGRWVILISFLSVLAATLYYTFTAEPKYEASAKIMVEQQGGVGQSLFDFSTMMKKETMINNQVEILKSRTLAENVLQSLRTSEPAARLRLLGAGGESGRGLFKEWFGKGGAPSLDDPRFFDLVTENLRKQLSIAPIRNTDMIEIRVTAPSPFEAAFVTNAVAQAYKEMNRAQSQSEVRQVKNFIEEQMSKVHEELARSEEELKSYQQQAKVVALDRETEELVRKTAEFETIYNEAATDLEAHKQRLAYINQQLAQRNVNFDVETISTQPYLAEMKKQIAEKEAALASYMASMIEIGAYERNKSEVQLRERQVEALKQKFRDEIAKIAAAEFVDPAQLAGTLFSNKIEVETEIQSLIPKVEALKGILAGYNRELESLPQKSLTLARLLRAAQVDEKIYLMLQEKYQESRITEVGQIGNVRIIDAAREPKKPVSPRKGLNLILGTIAGLGLGLAIAFTLEYLDNSVRTMEDVEHLGMTVMASIPFIKAEPTNGVFARGLDSKKDAEVRSINERLVTQLKPRSPISEAYRTLRTNILFSTPGQPKKLFLVTSSGPQEGKSTTVANLAITFAQMGNRTLLIDADLRKPIQHRLFGLEKSSGLTNILVGRAELDESTHEIEVLPELHVLSCGVIPPNPAELLGSEAMQRLLTAVRDRYSIVLIDSPPTLAVTDAAILAPMVDGVLLVIRSGDTAREAAVRAHEQLKRVGAPVLGAILNGITAEQVYGSYYPHYYYSDYYREKNKSGKPGSRSAENGKSNGV
- a CDS encoding UpxY family transcription antiterminator, whose amino-acid sequence is MSKVNESEPHWYAFVTKPRHEKKARLSLEGAGIENFLPMKKSLKQWKDRRRWVEEPLFSCYIFVRIPYNRRWEVQTSPSVVRIVNFLNVPAPVRDEEIAAIRRILTTGVEVEVQPGLLPGTAVRIASGPLAGLEGVLTGQRGQKWFVVQVPAIGKSVLVSMEDNLVDVVK
- a CDS encoding SDR family oxidoreductase gives rise to the protein MATYLVTGGAGFIGSHIVETLLQRGEKVRVLDNFSTGKRENIKPFLDKIELFEGDVRSYHIVRDAVDGSDFVLHQAALPSVPRSVKDPITSNEVNVVGTLNILDAARDAKVKRLIYASSSSIYGDLETLPKTEDMLPKPLSPYAVAKLAGEKYCQVFTKIYGLETVSLRYFNVFGPRQDPYSQYSAVIPKFIDLIRNGQPPLVHGDGEQSRDFTYVANVVHANLLACEKGLEELPGEVFNIACGKRITINTLIRYINELFGTNIEAQYSEPRAGDVKHSLANIGKARQFLGYEPQVEFRKGLEKVVQWMKGE